TCATGCTGGTTAAGCGCAAGGACTATCCCCCACGCTGGATCCCGCCCATGGCGATCCCCACGTTGCTGTATCTTCTGGTCGGGTTCGTGTCCTGGACCATGGCCGGTCCCTCGCTTCCGGTTCCGCCCGTTGCAATCCGGGTGCCGTACGAGCAGTTCGAAGTGGGATTGTACCCGCTGTTCGAACTGTTCAAGATCATGCGCGGGTATCTGCTCTTCTGGGTGATTGTCAACTATGCGAGGAGCGATCGGGCGGCGCGGGATCTGTTGTGGGGCATCGGCGCCGCCGTGCTGTACATGGGATATCTGGCCCTTGCATCGCGATACCTGCACGGCGTCCATCGCGTGCAGGCCACGCTGGGGCATCCAAACAGCCTGGCCACGTATATGGCTATGCTGGGGTCGTTCTCCTTCGCGTTCGTGCTGTTTTCAGGGAAGTGGCTGTCCAGCATGTTCTGGGGGTTTCTAACGGCGCTTTCCGCCATTGGCGTGATTCTCACGATTTCCCGCGGCGGGTTGGCCGCCCTGTTGGTCGGCGTCTGGGTGAATGCGATGGCGCTGTTGCCGCGTCATTTGAACGTCAAGAACATGGCGCTTCTCCTGCTGGGCGTACTCATGGCTGGCGTCGTTCTGGCCATTGCGATGGACACGCTCTCGGGCCGGTTCGTGGGCGAGCAGAACGCCGCCAAAGACATGGAGTATCGAGGCAAGTACAACGATCAGGCGAAGCTCATGGCGCAGGATCATGCCTTCGGTGTCGGACTGGGCAACTTCTCCGCCTGGTCCTGGAGCCGATATGCCGAGATCGTGGACCCCGATCTGCCGCCCGGCACGCCCGCGCACAACAATTGGTATCTGACGCTCGGTGAAATGGGCTGGCCCGGCGTCTTCGCGCTGGCCCTGCTCTGGGGACGGTACTTCCTTTTGCTCATTCCCTTCTATCTTCGCGGAAAGAAAGATCTGCTGGCCACGCTGGCTCTTGCCGGTTGCACGGCGATTCTCGTCAACCACGTCCAGAGCCTTCTCCAACTGGGATACCGGCAAACGCCGATGTTCTCCATGACGATGATCTTCATGGGCGTCGGCGTGGCGGCATGGTACGCGAAACGCGGGCAAGGGAAAGCGTCGGACACCAGGCCCGCCTTGGAACCGGTCTACACATGACGGAAACGAACAGAATGCCGACTGTGGGAGGCGTGTCCCGTGTCGGGGATGCGTTCATGGCCCTGCTGGAGGGGCGGCGCAGTACCCGGATGTTCAAGGATGAGCCGGTGCCCCGGGAGTTGCTGGAGCGCATGGTCCGGGCGGCGACACTGCTCCCCACCGCCTGCAACCGGCAACTGTGGCACTTCGTGGCGGTGACGGACCCGACGCTCAAGACCAAGCTGTCCAGGCTCAGCGATGCCCAGCAGTCCTACCTGTACGACGCGCCGGTTCTGCTCGCCGTCTTCTACGACACTTCGCTGGAGACGCGCAACCCCTGCAACACCGCGGAGGTCACCGTTGGGATCGCCATCGGAGGACTGTTGCTGGCGGCGGAGGCGCATGGGCTCGGGGCCATCTACCTGGGTGGGATTCGCAGGCCGACCGGCATCGGAAAGGCGCTCGGAGCGCCGCCATTCCTCCGCTGTTTCGGGCTCGTTTGCGTCGGCTGGCGCGATGATGACCCACCCGCGCCCAATCACCGCCCGGTCCCGGAGGTCCTGGAGTTTGACGGGTGTTCAAGGTCCCGTCCGCGTTTTCACGCCGATATCCGCCCCCATCTCTGGTCGCTGGTCCAGACGGCCGATTTTCGCGACAAACTGCTGTGGTACAAGGGCGTGCATATTGACGGCAAAACCCTGCACGTGGATCCCGATTCGCGCTCTTCTCCGGTGTTTCAATTCATGACCGGCCGGCTGGGCATGATGCTCGCCCGGCATGACCATCCGAAGATTCT
The Lentisphaerota bacterium genome window above contains:
- a CDS encoding O-antigen ligase family protein, which codes for MESKYIIFLLVALLGVPLGMAACLVRPALTRWVVMLMVWATCEPNMVGINFVSREFYRANTRGFEVTLADLCALVLAGFMLVKRKDYPPRWIPPMAIPTLLYLLVGFVSWTMAGPSLPVPPVAIRVPYEQFEVGLYPLFELFKIMRGYLLFWVIVNYARSDRAARDLLWGIGAAVLYMGYLALASRYLHGVHRVQATLGHPNSLATYMAMLGSFSFAFVLFSGKWLSSMFWGFLTALSAIGVILTISRGGLAALLVGVWVNAMALLPRHLNVKNMALLLLGVLMAGVVLAIAMDTLSGRFVGEQNAAKDMEYRGKYNDQAKLMAQDHAFGVGLGNFSAWSWSRYAEIVDPDLPPGTPAHNNWYLTLGEMGWPGVFALALLWGRYFLLLIPFYLRGKKDLLATLALAGCTAILVNHVQSLLQLGYRQTPMFSMTMIFMGVGVAAWYAKRGQGKASDTRPALEPVYT
- a CDS encoding methyltransferase domain-containing protein; translation: MVRETRARESVGHQARLGTGLHMTETNRMPTVGGVSRVGDAFMALLEGRRSTRMFKDEPVPRELLERMVRAATLLPTACNRQLWHFVAVTDPTLKTKLSRLSDAQQSYLYDAPVLLAVFYDTSLETRNPCNTAEVTVGIAIGGLLLAAEAHGLGAIYLGGIRRPTGIGKALGAPPFLRCFGLVCVGWRDDDPPAPNHRPVPEVLEFDGCSRSRPRFHADIRPHLWSLVQTADFRDKLLWYKGVHIDGKTLHVDPDSRSSPVFQFMTGRLGMMLARHDHPKILDVLSFNGDVVYQLLNTAGRQAETVYAYDLTPGIARYIQERFGRLSPPGHVACIVNAGADRVAIPLPDGHVQAISCYERLEHFEDPLPLLREMRRVLATGGRALILVSNRFYPHLYRYRRMREKNYALGRNWNRGPERKFEPAQIERLLEQAGFRVTEALGLQPVFLKCAALVAGMCRKIGMHGRADRVSDWAGQRFVVRGGFRKYSSVLVYEVE